One genomic segment of Bacteroidota bacterium includes these proteins:
- the corA gene encoding magnesium/cobalt transporter CorA, with translation MARFIKKQKQEIGVSPDDLLFRGVQKTDEITLRIIDYDANNLEENAITKVHEILKFQEKNTVTWLNVDGLHNASIMEEIGKEFNLENLILADVMNTGTRPKVQEYDNCIFMSIKMLQQDSETDLITVENLSLIITKSVLVSFQERKGDVFEPVRERIRKQKKRIRNSGTDYLAFALLDIVIDNYVYVISVLGEKIEALEEELSLEPKQSLINEINNYKRELNFLRKSIKPAKEMILALSKIESDLIDESSYIHFKELLDNINQASDSSDSYREILSDQLNIYHTTISSKLNDIMKFLTIFSVIFIPLTFIAGIYGTNFDFVPELHFEYSYFIMWGVIVTVAVGMLIYFRRRKWF, from the coding sequence ATGGCTAGATTCATAAAAAAACAGAAACAAGAAATAGGTGTTTCACCTGATGACTTATTGTTTAGAGGGGTACAAAAGACTGATGAAATTACATTGCGGATAATTGATTATGACGCTAATAATCTGGAAGAAAATGCTATTACGAAAGTACATGAAATATTGAAGTTTCAAGAAAAGAATACAGTAACATGGTTAAATGTTGATGGGCTTCATAATGCGTCTATTATGGAAGAAATTGGCAAAGAGTTTAATCTAGAAAATCTCATTCTGGCCGATGTTATGAATACAGGGACAAGACCTAAGGTACAAGAGTATGATAACTGTATTTTTATGTCAATAAAAATGTTACAACAAGATTCAGAAACAGATTTGATTACAGTTGAAAACCTGAGCTTAATAATAACCAAATCGGTTCTTGTTTCATTTCAAGAAAGAAAAGGAGATGTTTTTGAGCCAGTTAGAGAGCGGATCAGAAAACAAAAAAAGAGAATACGAAATTCTGGAACAGATTATCTAGCATTTGCCCTGCTTGACATTGTGATTGACAATTATGTTTATGTTATTAGTGTTTTGGGTGAAAAAATTGAAGCTCTTGAAGAGGAGCTGTCTCTTGAACCCAAGCAATCGCTTATTAACGAAATTAATAATTACAAACGCGAATTAAACTTTTTGCGGAAGAGTATAAAGCCAGCGAAGGAAATGATATTGGCTCTTTCGAAAATCGAATCCGATTTAATTGATGAAAGTTCTTACATACATTTTAAAGAACTGCTGGATAATATTAATCAAGCTAGTGATTCTTCTGATAGTTATCGAGAAATATTATCTGACCAACTAAATATCTATCATACAACAATAAGCAGTAAGCTAAATGATATAATGAAATTCCTGACGATTTTCTCTGTTATTTTCATTCCACTTACTTTTATTGCAGGAATTTATGGAACTAACTTCGATTTTGTGCCAGAACTACATTTTGAATACAGTTATTTTATTATGTGGGGAGTAATAGTTACAGTTGCTGTTGGGATGTTAATCTATTTCAGAAGGAGAAAATGGTTTTAG